The Moorena producens PAL-8-15-08-1 genomic interval AAGCTAATTCGCGTAGGCAACAACAACATTAAAATTGAGGCATCCGGTAATGTTACCTTAAAGACGATTCGTGCAGTGGCCGAAACAGGAGTAGATTACATTTCCAGTAGTGCTCCCATTACTCGGTATAGTTGGTTGGATTTGAGTATGAGATTGGGGAGTTGGGATAAACAGTAGTATCGCCGTTTATATCAACTAGTATAGGAAGTATACCCTGGGATAGATTTTGAAGAAAGTTCGAGCTTATTACTGTACTATTGACCAGGAGGAATTGAGCGAGCGGTCATGACAGAGTTAATGAATGCTGTTATTCTTACCGGATTTGGAGGGCCAGAAAAACTGGTCTATACCCAAGTCCCTAAACCAGTCCCGAAAAAGGGAGAAGTGTTAATTAAAGTAGGAGCTTGTTCTGTTAATAATACAGATATAAATACTCGAACAGGTTGGTATGGTGCGGAGACTAATTTTCAAGCTATCCTGCAAGATACCAAGGAAAATGACCTCAATAGTTCCGCTTGCTGGACGCAACATGGGACTGAGTTTCCTCGAATTCAAGGTGCTGATATTGTTGGTCAAGTTGTGGAAATGGGTTCCGATGTAGAACCGCAACTCCTTCATCAACGGGTTATGGTTGACAGTTGGATTCGTGATGAAACTTTAGATGACTATCAATATGTTGGCAGTGAATTAGATGGGGGATTTGCCGAATATGCCCTCATTCCAGCGACCAATGTTTATCCGATTAAGTCTCCACTTTCCGATCTTGAACTCGCTACCTTTCCCTGTTCCTATTCCACAGCAGAAAATATGGTAACCAAGGGAAGAATTTCAGCAGCAGACACAGTATTGATTATGGGAGCTTCCGGTGGTGTAGGGAGTGCCTTGATTCAATTAAGCAAAATTAGAGGAGCCAAAGTTATTGCCATTGTTGGCGCGAGTAAAGAGCATTTTGCAGAGGAGTTAGGTGCTGATTATGTCTATCGACGGGATCAGCAATTA includes:
- a CDS encoding alcohol dehydrogenase family protein, producing MTELMNAVILTGFGGPEKLVYTQVPKPVPKKGEVLIKVGACSVNNTDINTRTGWYGAETNFQAILQDTKENDLNSSACWTQHGTEFPRIQGADIVGQVVEMGSDVEPQLLHQRVMVDSWIRDETLDDYQYVGSELDGGFAEYALIPATNVYPIKSPLSDLELATFPCSYSTAENMVTKGRISAADTVLIMGASGGVGSALIQLSKIRGAKVIAIVGASKEHFAEELGADYVYRRDQQLASNLEQHLITVALDVVGGDYFNLMIKALQPRGRYVSCGAIGNPMVPLDLRDLIYKDLEMIGATRLEPDVFQRLVGYLDKGLLKPLVAKVFKLSDIKEAQQFFQTKGFFGKVVITHTQSAIAAKI